The Acanthopagrus latus isolate v.2019 chromosome 1, fAcaLat1.1, whole genome shotgun sequence genomic interval GGATGAGCAACTTTGAGGGGAAGAGGTGAAGGAAGGGATATCACAACAACAGATATCAAACAGTCATTCATTGTATATACtcaatacatatatatttttcctcAGTGGACAGTTCAGGCTCCGAGCTCGGAGCTGCTCACACGCCTCATTACAAGGACTGTGGAGGATGGCTGGGAAGGCAGGGGCGAATAAAGTGCATGAGACAAGAGAGAGtgctgaattttattttttttcccaggtcAAACCTCTTAATCTTCAGAAGCTGCCTCCTTTGAGAGCGTACTGATAAAACATCTTCTGCAGGCAAGAGTTGGaacagggtgagagaggaaGACTGGGCGAAGGAAAACCAGCACAGGGAGGAAACCATTGTGGAGAAGACCAGGTGGGGTTTTTCTAGACGATTCCATATTTTGCCAGGTCGCTGAGCTCCATGTCACCAAAGGCTTCCCATGGGCAAACCACTGTGATGTCTGTGCCAAGGCCCTCCATGCCAGGGATGTCGTCTCCGaatctgaaacagaaaacaaaataatgttttaatttcctgtgaATGTTTCACTTGAGTTCTTTAATTTTACATGTTGCAGATGGGATACTTCGATCCTTCACTAAAGTAAAATCACCAATACAAACAATGGGAACATTAAAATTCATCTTACCCCTTCTGGCCTGGCTTAGGGGCTTTGCTCTTGAAGGTACGTGCAGTCCTCTGCTTGAACTTGGGTGGTGCCTTCCTGTCGGCGGGAGCTGCAACGGCTGTGTCTGCCATTTCGATGATTTACTacaagagaaaaagatgaaggGACAAAATACATGAGATCCCTGCAACTCTCACTTCTTTTAAACTTTGTCactattttgtgtttatgtattcaatttgtgtttattcagacaTTTTATCAAGTTTTACTTCTTAAAATCCAATTCACATGTGCCCTTTTATGTTGTCTTGTAATGCATGCCACGTTGTATTTGCAGCACTTTGAGTGGCCTGCTACACGAATATACATAAAATTGCATCACTCATACTCTTCATTAAGCTGATAAAATATCCAGACATATCACCAAAGTATGAAATGCAACTAGCATCGATAAAACTTGCAGAAGTCACGTTCA includes:
- the LOC119022883 gene encoding retinal cone rhodopsin-sensitive cGMP 3',5'-cyclic phosphodiesterase subunit gamma-like — translated: MADTAVAAPADRKAPPKFKQRTARTFKSKAPKPGQKGFGDDIPGMEGLGTDITVVCPWEAFGDMELSDLAKYGIV